The following proteins are encoded in a genomic region of Vulpes vulpes isolate BD-2025 chromosome X, VulVul3, whole genome shotgun sequence:
- the ARHGAP36 gene encoding rho GTPase-activating protein 36 isoform X6 has protein sequence MISFNIHDNCLRVNVLGGAPGHNPDRRTKMISIHSLSELERLKLQETAYHELVARHFLSEFKPDRALPIDRPNTFEKWFLILRGQQRAVSLKTFGIRLEEVLVNELTRRKHLELIAAMEIEESTGQAAGRRRGNVVQRMFGRIRRFFSRRRDEPSLPREFTRRGRRGAVSVDSLAELEDGALLLQTLQLSKISFPIGQRLLGSKRKMSLNPIAKQIPQVVEACCSFIEKHGLSTVGIFTLEYSEERVRELREEFDQGLDVVLDDTQNVHDVAALLKEFFRDMKDSLLPDDLYMSFLLTATLKPQDQLSALQLLVYLMPPCHSDTLERLLKALHKITENCEDSIGIDGQLVSGNRMTSTNLALVFGSALLKKGRFAKRESRKTRLGIDHYVASVNVVRAMIDNWDILFQVPPHIQKQVAKRVWKSSPEALDFIRRRNLRKIQSARIKMEEDALLSDPVENSAEARAAVLGQSKPFDEGSSEEPAVPPGTARSHDDEEGAGNPPILEQDRPLLRVPREKEAKTGIGYFFP, from the exons atgatctcatttaacatTCATGACAACTGTCTCCGAG taaacgTCCTGGGAGGAGCCCCAGGACACAATCCGGACCGCAGGACGAAGATGATATCAATACACAGTCTGTCGGAGCTGGAGCGTCTGAAGCTGCAGGAGACTGCTTACCACGAACTCGTGGCCAGACATTTCCTCTCTGAATTCAAACCTGACAGAG CTCTACCTATTGACCGTCCAAACACCTTTGAGAAGTGGTTCCTGATTCTGAGAGGACAGCAGAGGG CTGTATCACTTAAGACATTTGGCATTCGTCTGGAAGAGGTGCTGGTGAATGAGCTTACCCGCCGCAAGCATCTTGAACTAATAGCCGCGATGGAGATTGAAGAATCCACCGGTCAGGCTGCTGGCCGTCGTCGGGGAAACGTGGTGCAAAGGATGTTTGGCCGCATCAGGCGCTTTTTCAGTCGTAGACGGGATGAGCCCTCCTTGCCCCGGGAGTTTACTCGCCGTGGACGTCGA GGTGCAGTATCTGTGGACAGCCTGGCTGAACTGGAGGATGGGGCCCTGCTGCTGCAGACCCTGCAACTTTCCAAGATTTCCTTTCCAATTGGCCAGCGACTTCTGGGATCCAAAAGGAAAATGAGCCTCAATCCGATTGCTAAACAAATACCCCAGGTTGTTGAGGCTTGCTGCAGCTTCATTGAAAAACATG gcttAAGCACAGTGGGGATTTTCACTCTGGAATACTCGGAGGAGAGAGTGCGGGAG ctCCGTGAAGAATTTGATCAAGGTCTGGATGTAGTGCTAGATGACACTCAGAATGTGCATGATGTGGCTGCACTCCTCAAGGAGTTTTTCCGTGACATGAAGGACTCGCTGCTGCCAGATGATCTGTACATGTCCTTCCTTCTGACAGCAA CTCTAAAGCCGCAGGATCAGCTTTCTGCTCTGCAACTGCTGGTTTACCTGATGCCACCCTGCCATAGTGACACCCTGGAGCGTCTGCTGAAGGCCCTGCATAAAATTACTGAGAACTGCGAGGACTCCATTGGCATTGATGGACAGttg GTTTCAGGCAACCGTATGACTTCCACCAATTTGGCTCTGGTGTTTGGATCTGCTCTCCTGAAGAAGGGGAGATTTGCCAAGAGGGAGTCCAGGAAGACAAGATTGGGGATTGACCATTATGTTGCTTCTGTCAATGTGGTCCGTGCCATGATTGATAACTGGGATATCCTCTTCCAG GTGCCTCCCCATATTCAGAAGCAGGTTGCTAAGCGTGTGTGGAAATCCAGTCCTGAAGCCCTGGACTTTATCAGACGCAGGAATTTGAGGAAGATCCA GAGTGCACGCATAAAGATGGAAGAGGATGCTTTACTTTCTGATCCAGTGGAAAATTCTGCTGAAGCCCGGGCTGCTGTCCTTGGTCAGAGCAAGCCCTTTGATGAAG GTTCCTCTGAGGAGCCAGCTGTGCCTCCCGGCACTGCCCGTTCCCATGACGATGAGGAAGGAGCGGGTAACCCCCCCATTCTGGAGCAAGACCGCCCATTGCTCCGTGTGCCCCGGGAGAAGGAGGCCAAAACTGGCATCGGCTATTTCTTTCCTTAG
- the ARHGAP36 gene encoding rho GTPase-activating protein 36 isoform X3, with the protein MISFNIHDNCLRVNVLGGAPGHNPDRRTKMISIHSLSELERLKLQETAYHELVARHFLSEFKPDRALPIDRPNTFEKWFLILRGQQRAVSLKTFGIRLEEVLVNELTRRKHLELIAAMEIEESTGQAAGRRRGNVVQRMFGRIRRFFSRRRDEPSLPREFTRRGRRGAVSVDSLAELEDGALLLQTLQLSKISFPIGQRLLGSKRKMSLNPIAKQIPQVVEACCSFIEKHGLSTVGIFTLEYSEERVRELREEFDQGLDVVLDDTQNVHDVAALLKEFFRDMKDSLLPDDLYMSFLLTATLKPQDQLSALQLLVYLMPPCHSDTLERLLKALHKITENCEDSIGIDGQLVSGNRMTSTNLALVFGSALLKKGRFAKRESRKTRLGIDHYVASVNVVRAMIDNWDILFQVPPHIQKQVAKRVWKSSPEALDFIRRRNLRKIQSARIKMEEDALLSDPVENSAEARAAVLGQSKPFDEGILDPDDEVPELIEIPDFEEIPYFDMVPNPEGAPDVQEIPNPGENPNPDPEEGPDCEDNQNLDLAEISYLHVIPTNEEAPDTHEIPDHVDASGNDENPGSEEDPNLEEVPALDEIPDDDESSNADAIPDQEETPEINGIAGSEEDSIPEEVPALHVVTSPEDVTEFDEIQDQEESSAMSGVPNSEEASDAEEIPGHKEASDVSGIQDSKENPNLENNSVLNVVPEPGDAKVHNEIPSSQKDQANTSEEDEVTNLATEPEEVSILNTIPDPQPYLAVSLEEIMNMEVVPMPKDLDSKEAWCPKAIQFHTEDADVKFPVDTTLLKNKSRPGQVMDHKSSPESLMTDTCFLPSMKCCSSEEPAVPPGTARSHDDEEGAGNPPILEQDRPLLRVPREKEAKTGIGYFFP; encoded by the exons atgatctcatttaacatTCATGACAACTGTCTCCGAG taaacgTCCTGGGAGGAGCCCCAGGACACAATCCGGACCGCAGGACGAAGATGATATCAATACACAGTCTGTCGGAGCTGGAGCGTCTGAAGCTGCAGGAGACTGCTTACCACGAACTCGTGGCCAGACATTTCCTCTCTGAATTCAAACCTGACAGAG CTCTACCTATTGACCGTCCAAACACCTTTGAGAAGTGGTTCCTGATTCTGAGAGGACAGCAGAGGG CTGTATCACTTAAGACATTTGGCATTCGTCTGGAAGAGGTGCTGGTGAATGAGCTTACCCGCCGCAAGCATCTTGAACTAATAGCCGCGATGGAGATTGAAGAATCCACCGGTCAGGCTGCTGGCCGTCGTCGGGGAAACGTGGTGCAAAGGATGTTTGGCCGCATCAGGCGCTTTTTCAGTCGTAGACGGGATGAGCCCTCCTTGCCCCGGGAGTTTACTCGCCGTGGACGTCGA GGTGCAGTATCTGTGGACAGCCTGGCTGAACTGGAGGATGGGGCCCTGCTGCTGCAGACCCTGCAACTTTCCAAGATTTCCTTTCCAATTGGCCAGCGACTTCTGGGATCCAAAAGGAAAATGAGCCTCAATCCGATTGCTAAACAAATACCCCAGGTTGTTGAGGCTTGCTGCAGCTTCATTGAAAAACATG gcttAAGCACAGTGGGGATTTTCACTCTGGAATACTCGGAGGAGAGAGTGCGGGAG ctCCGTGAAGAATTTGATCAAGGTCTGGATGTAGTGCTAGATGACACTCAGAATGTGCATGATGTGGCTGCACTCCTCAAGGAGTTTTTCCGTGACATGAAGGACTCGCTGCTGCCAGATGATCTGTACATGTCCTTCCTTCTGACAGCAA CTCTAAAGCCGCAGGATCAGCTTTCTGCTCTGCAACTGCTGGTTTACCTGATGCCACCCTGCCATAGTGACACCCTGGAGCGTCTGCTGAAGGCCCTGCATAAAATTACTGAGAACTGCGAGGACTCCATTGGCATTGATGGACAGttg GTTTCAGGCAACCGTATGACTTCCACCAATTTGGCTCTGGTGTTTGGATCTGCTCTCCTGAAGAAGGGGAGATTTGCCAAGAGGGAGTCCAGGAAGACAAGATTGGGGATTGACCATTATGTTGCTTCTGTCAATGTGGTCCGTGCCATGATTGATAACTGGGATATCCTCTTCCAG GTGCCTCCCCATATTCAGAAGCAGGTTGCTAAGCGTGTGTGGAAATCCAGTCCTGAAGCCCTGGACTTTATCAGACGCAGGAATTTGAGGAAGATCCA GAGTGCACGCATAAAGATGGAAGAGGATGCTTTACTTTCTGATCCAGTGGAAAATTCTGCTGAAGCCCGGGCTGCTGTCCTTGGTCAGAGCAAGCCCTTTGATGAAG GTATTCTAGACCCTGATGATGAAGTTCCTGAACTCATTGAAATCCCAGACTTTGAAGAAATACCATATTTTGATATGGTCCCAAACCCTGAGGGAGCCCCTGATGTGCAAGAAATCCCAAATCCTGGAGAAAACCCAAATCCCGACCCTGAAGAAGGACCAGATTGTGAAGACAACCAAAATCTTGACCTTGCAGAAATTTCCTATCTCCATGTAATCCCGACCAATGAAGAAGCCCCAGACACCCATGAAATCCCAGACCATGTAGATGCTTCAGGTAATGATGAAAACCCAGGTTCTGAAGAAGATCCTAATCTCGAAGAGGTCCCAGCTCTTGATGAAATCCCAGATGATGATGAATCCTCAAATGCTGATGCAATTCCAGATCAGGAAGAAACTCCAGAAATCAATGGAATTGCTGGCTCTGAAGAAGACTCCATCCCTGAGGAGGTCCCAGCTCTCCATGTGGTAACAAGCCCTGAAGATGTGACTGAGTTTGATGAAATTCAAGACCAGGAAGAATCCTCAGCTATGAGTGGAGTCCCAAACAGTGAAGAAGCCTCAGATGCTGAAGAAATCCCAGGGCACAAAGAAGCTTCTGATGTCAGTGGAATCCAAGACTCTAAAGAAAACCCCAATCTTGAAAACAACTCGGTTCTTAATGTGGTTCCAGAGCCTGGAGATGCTAAAGTCCACAATGAAATTCCCAGTTCTCAAAAAGACCAAGCCAACACTTCTGAAGAGGATGAAGTTACCAATTTGGCGACAGAGCCTGAAGAGGTCTCCATTCTCAACACAATTCCAGACCCTCAGCCATACCTGGCTGTCAGTCTTGAAGAAATCATGAATATGGAAGTTGTCCCAATGCCTAAGGATCTTGACTCTAAAGAAGCTTGGTGTCCCAAGGCAATCCAGTTCCATACAGAAGATGCAGATGTTAAATTTCCTGTAGATACCACCctccttaaaaacaaatctcGGCCTGGCCAAGTCATGGACCACAAGTCCTCCCCAGAGTCATTGATGACCGACACCTGCTTTCTCCCCTCCATGAAGTGCT GTTCCTCTGAGGAGCCAGCTGTGCCTCCCGGCACTGCCCGTTCCCATGACGATGAGGAAGGAGCGGGTAACCCCCCCATTCTGGAGCAAGACCGCCCATTGCTCCGTGTGCCCCGGGAGAAGGAGGCCAAAACTGGCATCGGCTATTTCTTTCCTTAG
- the ARHGAP36 gene encoding rho GTPase-activating protein 36 isoform X7, which produces MGGCIPFLKAARTLCPRIMPPLLLLSAFIFLVNVLGGAPGHNPDRRTKMISIHSLSELERLKLQETAYHELVARHFLSEFKPDRALPIDRPNTFEKWFLILRGQQRAVSLKTFGIRLEEVLVNELTRRKHLELIAAMEIEESTGQAAGRRRGNVVQRMFGRIRRFFSRRRDEPSLPREFTRRGRRGAVSVDSLAELEDGALLLQTLQLSKISFPIGQRLLGSKRKMSLNPIAKQIPQVVEACCSFIEKHGLSTVGIFTLEYSEERVRELREEFDQGLDVVLDDTQNVHDVAALLKEFFRDMKDSLLPDDLYMSFLLTATLKPQDQLSALQLLVYLMPPCHSDTLERLLKALHKITENCEDSIGIDGQLVSGNRMTSTNLALVFGSALLKKGRFAKRESRKTRLGIDHYVASVNVVRAMIDNWDILFQVPPHIQKQVAKRVWKSSPEALDFIRRRNLRKIQSARIKMEEDALLSDPVENSAEARAAVLGQSKPFDEGSSEEPAVPPGTARSHDDEEGAGNPPILEQDRPLLRVPREKEAKTGIGYFFP; this is translated from the exons ATGGGTGGCTGCATTCCTTTTCTGAAGGCAGCAAGGACACTGTGCCCCAGAATCATGCCCCCTTTGCTGTTATTGTCcgcctttatttttttagtaaacgTCCTGGGAGGAGCCCCAGGACACAATCCGGACCGCAGGACGAAGATGATATCAATACACAGTCTGTCGGAGCTGGAGCGTCTGAAGCTGCAGGAGACTGCTTACCACGAACTCGTGGCCAGACATTTCCTCTCTGAATTCAAACCTGACAGAG CTCTACCTATTGACCGTCCAAACACCTTTGAGAAGTGGTTCCTGATTCTGAGAGGACAGCAGAGGG CTGTATCACTTAAGACATTTGGCATTCGTCTGGAAGAGGTGCTGGTGAATGAGCTTACCCGCCGCAAGCATCTTGAACTAATAGCCGCGATGGAGATTGAAGAATCCACCGGTCAGGCTGCTGGCCGTCGTCGGGGAAACGTGGTGCAAAGGATGTTTGGCCGCATCAGGCGCTTTTTCAGTCGTAGACGGGATGAGCCCTCCTTGCCCCGGGAGTTTACTCGCCGTGGACGTCGA GGTGCAGTATCTGTGGACAGCCTGGCTGAACTGGAGGATGGGGCCCTGCTGCTGCAGACCCTGCAACTTTCCAAGATTTCCTTTCCAATTGGCCAGCGACTTCTGGGATCCAAAAGGAAAATGAGCCTCAATCCGATTGCTAAACAAATACCCCAGGTTGTTGAGGCTTGCTGCAGCTTCATTGAAAAACATG gcttAAGCACAGTGGGGATTTTCACTCTGGAATACTCGGAGGAGAGAGTGCGGGAG ctCCGTGAAGAATTTGATCAAGGTCTGGATGTAGTGCTAGATGACACTCAGAATGTGCATGATGTGGCTGCACTCCTCAAGGAGTTTTTCCGTGACATGAAGGACTCGCTGCTGCCAGATGATCTGTACATGTCCTTCCTTCTGACAGCAA CTCTAAAGCCGCAGGATCAGCTTTCTGCTCTGCAACTGCTGGTTTACCTGATGCCACCCTGCCATAGTGACACCCTGGAGCGTCTGCTGAAGGCCCTGCATAAAATTACTGAGAACTGCGAGGACTCCATTGGCATTGATGGACAGttg GTTTCAGGCAACCGTATGACTTCCACCAATTTGGCTCTGGTGTTTGGATCTGCTCTCCTGAAGAAGGGGAGATTTGCCAAGAGGGAGTCCAGGAAGACAAGATTGGGGATTGACCATTATGTTGCTTCTGTCAATGTGGTCCGTGCCATGATTGATAACTGGGATATCCTCTTCCAG GTGCCTCCCCATATTCAGAAGCAGGTTGCTAAGCGTGTGTGGAAATCCAGTCCTGAAGCCCTGGACTTTATCAGACGCAGGAATTTGAGGAAGATCCA GAGTGCACGCATAAAGATGGAAGAGGATGCTTTACTTTCTGATCCAGTGGAAAATTCTGCTGAAGCCCGGGCTGCTGTCCTTGGTCAGAGCAAGCCCTTTGATGAAG GTTCCTCTGAGGAGCCAGCTGTGCCTCCCGGCACTGCCCGTTCCCATGACGATGAGGAAGGAGCGGGTAACCCCCCCATTCTGGAGCAAGACCGCCCATTGCTCCGTGTGCCCCGGGAGAAGGAGGCCAAAACTGGCATCGGCTATTTCTTTCCTTAG
- the ARHGAP36 gene encoding rho GTPase-activating protein 36 isoform X1 → MGGCIPFLKAARTLCPRIMPPLLLLSAFIFLVNVLGGAPGHNPDRRTKMISIHSLSELERLKLQETAYHELVARHFLSEFKPDRALPIDRPNTFEKWFLILRGQQRAVSLKTFGIRLEEVLVNELTRRKHLELIAAMEIEESTGQAAGRRRGNVVQRMFGRIRRFFSRRRDEPSLPREFTRRGRRGAVSVDSLAELEDGALLLQTLQLSKISFPIGQRLLGSKRKMSLNPIAKQIPQVVEACCSFIEKHGLSTVGIFTLEYSEERVRELREEFDQGLDVVLDDTQNVHDVAALLKEFFRDMKDSLLPDDLYMSFLLTATLKPQDQLSALQLLVYLMPPCHSDTLERLLKALHKITENCEDSIGIDGQLVSGNRMTSTNLALVFGSALLKKGRFAKRESRKTRLGIDHYVASVNVVRAMIDNWDILFQVPPHIQKQVAKRVWKSSPEALDFIRRRNLRKIQSARIKMEEDALLSDPVENSAEARAAVLGQSKPFDEGILDPDDEVPELIEIPDFEEIPYFDMVPNPEGAPDVQEIPNPGENPNPDPEEGPDCEDNQNLDLAEISYLHVIPTNEEAPDTHEIPDHVDASGNDENPGSEEDPNLEEVPALDEIPDDDESSNADAIPDQEETPEINGIAGSEEDSIPEEVPALHVVTSPEDVTEFDEIQDQEESSAMSGVPNSEEASDAEEIPGHKEASDVSGIQDSKENPNLENNSVLNVVPEPGDAKVHNEIPSSQKDQANTSEEDEVTNLATEPEEVSILNTIPDPQPYLAVSLEEIMNMEVVPMPKDLDSKEAWCPKAIQFHTEDADVKFPVDTTLLKNKSRPGQVMDHKSSPESLMTDTCFLPSMKCCSSEEPAVPPGTARSHDDEEGAGNPPILEQDRPLLRVPREKEAKTGIGYFFP, encoded by the exons ATGGGTGGCTGCATTCCTTTTCTGAAGGCAGCAAGGACACTGTGCCCCAGAATCATGCCCCCTTTGCTGTTATTGTCcgcctttatttttttagtaaacgTCCTGGGAGGAGCCCCAGGACACAATCCGGACCGCAGGACGAAGATGATATCAATACACAGTCTGTCGGAGCTGGAGCGTCTGAAGCTGCAGGAGACTGCTTACCACGAACTCGTGGCCAGACATTTCCTCTCTGAATTCAAACCTGACAGAG CTCTACCTATTGACCGTCCAAACACCTTTGAGAAGTGGTTCCTGATTCTGAGAGGACAGCAGAGGG CTGTATCACTTAAGACATTTGGCATTCGTCTGGAAGAGGTGCTGGTGAATGAGCTTACCCGCCGCAAGCATCTTGAACTAATAGCCGCGATGGAGATTGAAGAATCCACCGGTCAGGCTGCTGGCCGTCGTCGGGGAAACGTGGTGCAAAGGATGTTTGGCCGCATCAGGCGCTTTTTCAGTCGTAGACGGGATGAGCCCTCCTTGCCCCGGGAGTTTACTCGCCGTGGACGTCGA GGTGCAGTATCTGTGGACAGCCTGGCTGAACTGGAGGATGGGGCCCTGCTGCTGCAGACCCTGCAACTTTCCAAGATTTCCTTTCCAATTGGCCAGCGACTTCTGGGATCCAAAAGGAAAATGAGCCTCAATCCGATTGCTAAACAAATACCCCAGGTTGTTGAGGCTTGCTGCAGCTTCATTGAAAAACATG gcttAAGCACAGTGGGGATTTTCACTCTGGAATACTCGGAGGAGAGAGTGCGGGAG ctCCGTGAAGAATTTGATCAAGGTCTGGATGTAGTGCTAGATGACACTCAGAATGTGCATGATGTGGCTGCACTCCTCAAGGAGTTTTTCCGTGACATGAAGGACTCGCTGCTGCCAGATGATCTGTACATGTCCTTCCTTCTGACAGCAA CTCTAAAGCCGCAGGATCAGCTTTCTGCTCTGCAACTGCTGGTTTACCTGATGCCACCCTGCCATAGTGACACCCTGGAGCGTCTGCTGAAGGCCCTGCATAAAATTACTGAGAACTGCGAGGACTCCATTGGCATTGATGGACAGttg GTTTCAGGCAACCGTATGACTTCCACCAATTTGGCTCTGGTGTTTGGATCTGCTCTCCTGAAGAAGGGGAGATTTGCCAAGAGGGAGTCCAGGAAGACAAGATTGGGGATTGACCATTATGTTGCTTCTGTCAATGTGGTCCGTGCCATGATTGATAACTGGGATATCCTCTTCCAG GTGCCTCCCCATATTCAGAAGCAGGTTGCTAAGCGTGTGTGGAAATCCAGTCCTGAAGCCCTGGACTTTATCAGACGCAGGAATTTGAGGAAGATCCA GAGTGCACGCATAAAGATGGAAGAGGATGCTTTACTTTCTGATCCAGTGGAAAATTCTGCTGAAGCCCGGGCTGCTGTCCTTGGTCAGAGCAAGCCCTTTGATGAAG GTATTCTAGACCCTGATGATGAAGTTCCTGAACTCATTGAAATCCCAGACTTTGAAGAAATACCATATTTTGATATGGTCCCAAACCCTGAGGGAGCCCCTGATGTGCAAGAAATCCCAAATCCTGGAGAAAACCCAAATCCCGACCCTGAAGAAGGACCAGATTGTGAAGACAACCAAAATCTTGACCTTGCAGAAATTTCCTATCTCCATGTAATCCCGACCAATGAAGAAGCCCCAGACACCCATGAAATCCCAGACCATGTAGATGCTTCAGGTAATGATGAAAACCCAGGTTCTGAAGAAGATCCTAATCTCGAAGAGGTCCCAGCTCTTGATGAAATCCCAGATGATGATGAATCCTCAAATGCTGATGCAATTCCAGATCAGGAAGAAACTCCAGAAATCAATGGAATTGCTGGCTCTGAAGAAGACTCCATCCCTGAGGAGGTCCCAGCTCTCCATGTGGTAACAAGCCCTGAAGATGTGACTGAGTTTGATGAAATTCAAGACCAGGAAGAATCCTCAGCTATGAGTGGAGTCCCAAACAGTGAAGAAGCCTCAGATGCTGAAGAAATCCCAGGGCACAAAGAAGCTTCTGATGTCAGTGGAATCCAAGACTCTAAAGAAAACCCCAATCTTGAAAACAACTCGGTTCTTAATGTGGTTCCAGAGCCTGGAGATGCTAAAGTCCACAATGAAATTCCCAGTTCTCAAAAAGACCAAGCCAACACTTCTGAAGAGGATGAAGTTACCAATTTGGCGACAGAGCCTGAAGAGGTCTCCATTCTCAACACAATTCCAGACCCTCAGCCATACCTGGCTGTCAGTCTTGAAGAAATCATGAATATGGAAGTTGTCCCAATGCCTAAGGATCTTGACTCTAAAGAAGCTTGGTGTCCCAAGGCAATCCAGTTCCATACAGAAGATGCAGATGTTAAATTTCCTGTAGATACCACCctccttaaaaacaaatctcGGCCTGGCCAAGTCATGGACCACAAGTCCTCCCCAGAGTCATTGATGACCGACACCTGCTTTCTCCCCTCCATGAAGTGCT GTTCCTCTGAGGAGCCAGCTGTGCCTCCCGGCACTGCCCGTTCCCATGACGATGAGGAAGGAGCGGGTAACCCCCCCATTCTGGAGCAAGACCGCCCATTGCTCCGTGTGCCCCGGGAGAAGGAGGCCAAAACTGGCATCGGCTATTTCTTTCCTTAG
- the ARHGAP36 gene encoding rho GTPase-activating protein 36 isoform X5, with amino-acid sequence MAWILDCLFASAFEPRPRRVNVLGGAPGHNPDRRTKMISIHSLSELERLKLQETAYHELVARHFLSEFKPDRALPIDRPNTFEKWFLILRGQQRAVSLKTFGIRLEEVLVNELTRRKHLELIAAMEIEESTGQAAGRRRGNVVQRMFGRIRRFFSRRRDEPSLPREFTRRGRRGAVSVDSLAELEDGALLLQTLQLSKISFPIGQRLLGSKRKMSLNPIAKQIPQVVEACCSFIEKHGLSTVGIFTLEYSEERVRELREEFDQGLDVVLDDTQNVHDVAALLKEFFRDMKDSLLPDDLYMSFLLTATLKPQDQLSALQLLVYLMPPCHSDTLERLLKALHKITENCEDSIGIDGQLVSGNRMTSTNLALVFGSALLKKGRFAKRESRKTRLGIDHYVASVNVVRAMIDNWDILFQVPPHIQKQVAKRVWKSSPEALDFIRRRNLRKIQSARIKMEEDALLSDPVENSAEARAAVLGQSKPFDEGSSEEPAVPPGTARSHDDEEGAGNPPILEQDRPLLRVPREKEAKTGIGYFFP; translated from the exons taaacgTCCTGGGAGGAGCCCCAGGACACAATCCGGACCGCAGGACGAAGATGATATCAATACACAGTCTGTCGGAGCTGGAGCGTCTGAAGCTGCAGGAGACTGCTTACCACGAACTCGTGGCCAGACATTTCCTCTCTGAATTCAAACCTGACAGAG CTCTACCTATTGACCGTCCAAACACCTTTGAGAAGTGGTTCCTGATTCTGAGAGGACAGCAGAGGG CTGTATCACTTAAGACATTTGGCATTCGTCTGGAAGAGGTGCTGGTGAATGAGCTTACCCGCCGCAAGCATCTTGAACTAATAGCCGCGATGGAGATTGAAGAATCCACCGGTCAGGCTGCTGGCCGTCGTCGGGGAAACGTGGTGCAAAGGATGTTTGGCCGCATCAGGCGCTTTTTCAGTCGTAGACGGGATGAGCCCTCCTTGCCCCGGGAGTTTACTCGCCGTGGACGTCGA GGTGCAGTATCTGTGGACAGCCTGGCTGAACTGGAGGATGGGGCCCTGCTGCTGCAGACCCTGCAACTTTCCAAGATTTCCTTTCCAATTGGCCAGCGACTTCTGGGATCCAAAAGGAAAATGAGCCTCAATCCGATTGCTAAACAAATACCCCAGGTTGTTGAGGCTTGCTGCAGCTTCATTGAAAAACATG gcttAAGCACAGTGGGGATTTTCACTCTGGAATACTCGGAGGAGAGAGTGCGGGAG ctCCGTGAAGAATTTGATCAAGGTCTGGATGTAGTGCTAGATGACACTCAGAATGTGCATGATGTGGCTGCACTCCTCAAGGAGTTTTTCCGTGACATGAAGGACTCGCTGCTGCCAGATGATCTGTACATGTCCTTCCTTCTGACAGCAA CTCTAAAGCCGCAGGATCAGCTTTCTGCTCTGCAACTGCTGGTTTACCTGATGCCACCCTGCCATAGTGACACCCTGGAGCGTCTGCTGAAGGCCCTGCATAAAATTACTGAGAACTGCGAGGACTCCATTGGCATTGATGGACAGttg GTTTCAGGCAACCGTATGACTTCCACCAATTTGGCTCTGGTGTTTGGATCTGCTCTCCTGAAGAAGGGGAGATTTGCCAAGAGGGAGTCCAGGAAGACAAGATTGGGGATTGACCATTATGTTGCTTCTGTCAATGTGGTCCGTGCCATGATTGATAACTGGGATATCCTCTTCCAG GTGCCTCCCCATATTCAGAAGCAGGTTGCTAAGCGTGTGTGGAAATCCAGTCCTGAAGCCCTGGACTTTATCAGACGCAGGAATTTGAGGAAGATCCA GAGTGCACGCATAAAGATGGAAGAGGATGCTTTACTTTCTGATCCAGTGGAAAATTCTGCTGAAGCCCGGGCTGCTGTCCTTGGTCAGAGCAAGCCCTTTGATGAAG GTTCCTCTGAGGAGCCAGCTGTGCCTCCCGGCACTGCCCGTTCCCATGACGATGAGGAAGGAGCGGGTAACCCCCCCATTCTGGAGCAAGACCGCCCATTGCTCCGTGTGCCCCGGGAGAAGGAGGCCAAAACTGGCATCGGCTATTTCTTTCCTTAG